One Tunturibacter gelidoferens genomic region harbors:
- a CDS encoding M1 family metallopeptidase, protein MLVRDSASILCAFALFVFTPVGVQAQRLPVDVHPEHYGLMVTPDLKSATFSGEETIDVVLDVPSKRITLNAAELKFGVVKSYVLPVAAYSYGKLGSQPKSLNPVEADRHPQSATVTLDGEKEQATFSFAEELPAGRVTLAIRYSGVLNDKLRGFYLSKTKARNYAVTQFEPTDARRAFPGFDEPALKATYDIAVVVDSGDTAISNSNMISDKAGPVAGKHTIRFATTPKMSTYLVAFLVGDFKCTEGKSDGVPIRVCSTPDKVELTRFALESAKYVLHYYDTYFGIKYPMSKLDMVALPDFEAGAMENFGCITYRETDLLVNAKTGDIPEKKRVAAVVAHEMAHQWFGDMVTMQWWDNLWLNEGFASWMETKPVAVWHPEWNFDQDDAQGLNETLNLDAQRTTRTIRATANTPDQINEMFDGIAYGKAGAVIGMVENYLGKEVFRQGVHNYLQAHLYANATAEDFWSAQTANSHLPVDKIMSSFVTQPGVPLLTFSERQAGSVPVRKSRFFLSDDEANRPVDGRVQEWTVPVCLKTTGEPICRVLTPGDSSLPLPVDAGLPFFYSNAAAKGYYRTAYTPAQFSAIDAKAESSMTPPERIGLLGDRWALVQSGQTDVGDFLNLVMALKGDSSAGVLDTAHQAIEKIDSDITSDADRAELAAVLQRQFGPVYSALGSPVKKESFDRQQLRGTLFEMLGEAHDTAVLAEAQRLTARVFAVNNEKDKTLDPTLADAAVQVSAANGDAGLYDKVLAVSRNFSDPGQQTDALRLLARFRDRSLVRRTLDLIASGEVRNQDSWTMLAELLRDRETRDQAWGYMRQNWEKVSAQFTVSSGAEVVGATGAFCTVKQRDEVTDFFAIHKVAAVERTLAKAVDSINDCIKLQSVQESRLHAWLQLQPK, encoded by the coding sequence ATGCTCGTTCGTGACTCTGCTTCTATTCTTTGTGCTTTTGCTCTCTTTGTTTTCACACCCGTTGGAGTGCAAGCGCAGCGGCTACCCGTCGACGTCCACCCGGAGCACTATGGGCTGATGGTAACGCCGGATTTGAAGTCGGCGACCTTTAGCGGCGAAGAGACGATCGATGTTGTGCTGGATGTTCCCAGCAAGCGAATCACGCTGAATGCGGCGGAGCTTAAGTTTGGCGTGGTGAAGTCCTATGTTCTGCCTGTGGCTGCGTACTCGTATGGCAAGCTGGGATCGCAGCCGAAGTCGCTGAACCCGGTTGAGGCGGATCGGCATCCGCAGAGCGCAACTGTGACTCTTGACGGCGAGAAGGAGCAGGCCACGTTTAGCTTTGCCGAGGAGCTGCCCGCGGGGAGAGTCACGCTGGCGATTCGCTATTCGGGGGTGCTGAACGATAAGCTGCGGGGGTTCTATCTTTCGAAGACTAAAGCGCGCAACTATGCGGTGACGCAGTTTGAGCCTACCGATGCGCGACGCGCGTTTCCAGGCTTCGACGAACCTGCGCTGAAGGCTACGTATGACATTGCGGTGGTCGTCGATAGCGGCGATACGGCGATCTCGAACTCGAACATGATCTCGGATAAAGCGGGGCCGGTGGCGGGTAAACATACGATTCGGTTTGCGACGACGCCGAAGATGTCGACCTATCTGGTTGCGTTTCTGGTGGGTGACTTCAAATGCACGGAGGGCAAGTCGGATGGAGTGCCGATTCGTGTCTGTTCGACGCCTGACAAGGTGGAGCTGACGAGGTTTGCGCTGGAGTCGGCGAAGTACGTTCTGCACTATTACGACACTTACTTTGGAATCAAGTATCCGATGTCGAAGCTGGATATGGTCGCGCTGCCAGACTTTGAAGCGGGCGCGATGGAGAACTTCGGGTGCATCACGTATCGCGAGACCGACCTGCTGGTGAATGCGAAGACCGGCGATATTCCCGAGAAGAAGCGGGTTGCGGCGGTGGTGGCGCATGAGATGGCGCATCAGTGGTTCGGCGATATGGTGACGATGCAGTGGTGGGACAATCTGTGGCTGAACGAAGGCTTCGCGAGCTGGATGGAGACCAAGCCGGTGGCCGTGTGGCACCCGGAGTGGAACTTTGACCAGGATGACGCGCAGGGGCTGAACGAGACGCTGAATCTCGATGCGCAGAGGACTACAAGAACGATTCGCGCGACGGCGAATACTCCGGATCAGATTAACGAGATGTTCGACGGGATTGCGTATGGCAAGGCCGGGGCCGTGATCGGCATGGTAGAGAACTATCTGGGGAAGGAGGTCTTTCGGCAGGGAGTGCATAACTATCTGCAGGCGCATCTCTATGCGAATGCGACCGCGGAAGACTTCTGGAGTGCACAGACGGCGAACTCGCACCTACCGGTGGATAAAATCATGTCGAGCTTTGTGACGCAGCCTGGGGTGCCGCTGCTGACGTTCTCGGAGCGGCAGGCTGGGAGCGTCCCGGTGAGAAAGAGCAGGTTTTTTCTGTCCGATGATGAGGCGAATCGGCCGGTGGACGGGCGAGTGCAGGAGTGGACGGTGCCGGTGTGTCTCAAGACGACTGGCGAGCCGATCTGCCGGGTGCTGACGCCAGGGGACTCCAGCCTCCCCCTGCCAGTGGATGCTGGGTTGCCGTTCTTCTATAGCAATGCTGCGGCAAAGGGGTACTACCGGACGGCGTACACACCGGCGCAGTTCAGCGCGATTGATGCGAAGGCGGAGAGTTCGATGACGCCGCCGGAGCGAATCGGTCTGCTTGGGGATCGCTGGGCTCTGGTGCAGTCAGGGCAGACAGATGTGGGGGATTTTCTAAATCTGGTAATGGCCCTGAAGGGAGACTCCAGTGCGGGTGTGCTCGATACAGCGCATCAGGCGATCGAGAAGATTGATTCGGATATAACGAGTGACGCGGATCGCGCTGAGCTGGCCGCAGTGCTGCAGCGGCAGTTTGGGCCGGTGTATTCGGCGCTTGGGAGTCCGGTGAAGAAAGAGTCGTTCGATCGGCAGCAGCTTCGTGGGACCCTGTTTGAAATGCTGGGGGAGGCTCATGACACCGCCGTTCTGGCCGAGGCGCAGCGACTGACTGCACGGGTCTTCGCGGTGAACAATGAAAAGGATAAGACGCTGGATCCGACACTAGCGGACGCGGCAGTGCAGGTGAGCGCAGCCAACGGCGACGCGGGGCTTTACGATAAGGTGCTTGCGGTGAGCAGAAACTTCAGCGATCCCGGACAACAGACCGATGCGCTGCGGCTGCTGGCGCGGTTTCGCGATCGTTCGCTGGTAAGACGCACGCTCGACCTGATCGCCTCGGGAGAGGTTCGAAATCAGGATAGCTGGACCATGTTGGCGGAGCTGCTGCGCGATCGCGAGACCCGAGATCAGGCCTGGGGATATATGCGGCAGAACTGGGAGAAGGTGAGCGCTCAGTTTACGGTGTCGTCGGGGGCTGAGGTGGTGGGAGCCACGGG
- a CDS encoding methyltransferase domain-containing protein, which yields MPTTSITSSEISSQQILDALSSEDIAVASLPAFPSPAFADGLDFSQRANLIEWMDLPCPYEELRACLHDIARVNRLTFAQRPTLRWLEGLVAAYPSAAPLRVVDVGCGYGDTLRMIDRWAARRGVRVRLTGIDLNPDAIRAAREATPSSQQIEWLVGDALADHTQGPIDVVLCSLLTHHLTNSQIVLFLRWMEQTARRGWFIDDLHRKPVPYHLFRLWARFASWHPFVKNDGPVSIRRSFVVEDWQRLCAAAEVAAETVSITEHRPARLCVGRVK from the coding sequence TTGCCCACCACTTCTATCACCTCCTCCGAAATCTCGTCGCAACAAATCCTCGATGCCCTATCTTCCGAAGACATTGCAGTAGCTTCGCTACCAGCGTTTCCCTCGCCGGCGTTTGCGGACGGGCTCGATTTTTCGCAGCGCGCCAATCTGATCGAATGGATGGATCTGCCGTGTCCTTATGAGGAGCTTCGCGCGTGCCTGCATGATATTGCCCGCGTCAATCGGCTCACGTTCGCGCAGCGGCCTACGCTTAGGTGGCTGGAGGGGTTGGTGGCTGCGTATCCTTCGGCGGCTCCGCTGCGCGTGGTGGATGTTGGGTGCGGCTATGGCGATACGCTGCGGATGATCGATCGATGGGCGGCCAGGCGTGGAGTTCGCGTAAGGCTGACGGGTATCGATCTCAATCCGGATGCGATTCGCGCCGCGCGGGAGGCGACTCCGTCGAGCCAGCAGATTGAGTGGCTGGTTGGGGATGCGCTGGCCGATCACACTCAAGGACCTATCGATGTCGTCCTCTGTTCCTTGTTAACGCACCACCTGACCAATTCGCAGATCGTGCTGTTTTTGCGTTGGATGGAGCAGACGGCGCGGCGCGGATGGTTCATCGACGATCTTCATCGCAAGCCGGTGCCGTATCACCTCTTTCGGCTGTGGGCGCGGTTTGCGAGCTGGCACCCGTTTGTGAAGAACGATGGGCCGGTGTCGATCCGGCGCAGCTTTGTCGTGGAGGACTGGCAGAGGCTGTGCGCTGCTGCAGAGGTTGCCGCGGAGACTGTCTCAATCACGGAGCACCGTCCGGCGCGGCTTTGCGTGGGACGTGTTAAGTAA
- the glk gene encoding glucokinase → MILAGDVGGTKVHLALYDFANGRLHPIRDQKFPAHEFASLDDVVHKFLAGDGTNATQGEDIFGACFGCPGPVRDGRLKLTNLPWTLDTRDLVKSLSIPHISLINDLEANGYGIPELAPESIFTLHEGDPEATGHAGLMAAGTGLGQALLIWDGQKHRPIASEGGHADFAARSNREIALLEYLRSMLKGRVSWERVVSGLGIKNIYSFLRDVEKIAEPGWLHDRMQCEDPNAVIGECAEDGSSSLCFETMKIFTGAYGAEAGNIALQVLATGGMYLGGGIAPKILKTLKNGTFTQAFIDKGRLSPLVESVPVRVILDDTCALLGAAAYAEARASENSGYSERAASVKAH, encoded by the coding sequence ATGATTCTCGCTGGGGACGTTGGTGGAACAAAGGTTCATCTTGCACTGTACGACTTCGCCAATGGGCGTTTGCACCCGATCCGCGACCAGAAGTTCCCGGCGCATGAGTTCGCGAGCCTGGATGACGTGGTTCACAAGTTTCTGGCCGGAGACGGGACCAATGCGACGCAGGGAGAGGATATTTTTGGGGCTTGTTTCGGTTGTCCGGGGCCGGTCCGCGATGGGCGCCTGAAGCTGACGAACCTGCCGTGGACGCTGGATACGCGCGATCTGGTGAAGTCTCTTTCGATTCCTCATATCTCTCTGATCAATGACCTTGAAGCGAACGGTTATGGTATCCCGGAGCTTGCGCCCGAGAGCATCTTTACGCTGCACGAGGGCGACCCCGAGGCTACCGGACATGCGGGCCTGATGGCTGCGGGGACAGGGCTGGGCCAGGCGCTGCTGATCTGGGATGGTCAGAAGCACCGCCCGATCGCGTCTGAGGGTGGCCACGCCGACTTTGCGGCGCGGAGTAATCGCGAGATTGCGCTGCTGGAGTACTTGCGCTCTATGCTGAAGGGACGGGTGAGCTGGGAGCGGGTGGTTTCCGGCCTTGGCATCAAGAACATCTACTCTTTTCTGCGCGATGTTGAAAAGATCGCCGAGCCGGGGTGGCTGCACGACCGGATGCAGTGTGAGGACCCGAACGCGGTGATCGGGGAGTGTGCCGAGGACGGTTCGAGCTCGCTGTGCTTTGAGACGATGAAGATCTTCACTGGAGCGTATGGCGCTGAGGCGGGCAACATCGCGCTGCAGGTGCTTGCGACCGGCGGGATGTACCTTGGCGGGGGGATCGCTCCGAAGATTTTGAAGACGTTGAAGAACGGGACCTTTACCCAGGCGTTCATCGACAAGGGGCGGTTGTCGCCACTGGTTGAGTCGGTTCCGGTTCGCGTGATCCTAGATGATACCTGCGCCCTGCTGGGGGCGGCGGCTTATGCTGAGGCTCGCGCGTCGGAAAACTCGGGTTATTCCGAACGTGCTGCTTCTGTTAAGGCCCACTGA
- the pgl gene encoding 6-phosphogluconolactonase, translating into MPRPVSVTYRVSPTPAATARAGAQLFTEAAGKAAASRGMARIAISGGTTPKTMFGLLADPAEPFLKQVPWDKLDLYWVDERCVPPDNAESNYRMTKEALLSKVPLPAERVHRMEGELPPDVAAARYESTIRNTFKLEGAETPTFDLVLLGMGDDGHTASLFPHTDALNEMSHIVVPNHVPQKDTWRITLTWPVINQGREVAFLIEGMGKAQVLHDVFLGPYQPEVHPSQLIRPASGQLTLLLDSAAAAKLPAPANSDSTGTLELK; encoded by the coding sequence ATGCCCCGTCCAGTTTCGGTTACGTATCGCGTATCGCCAACACCAGCAGCCACGGCTCGGGCCGGTGCGCAGCTCTTTACCGAGGCGGCGGGGAAGGCCGCTGCGTCGCGTGGAATGGCTCGCATCGCCATCTCCGGCGGCACGACGCCCAAAACCATGTTCGGTCTGCTGGCGGACCCGGCGGAGCCGTTTCTCAAGCAGGTTCCGTGGGACAAGCTCGATCTCTACTGGGTCGATGAGCGCTGCGTGCCACCTGACAATGCGGAGTCGAACTATCGCATGACCAAGGAAGCACTGCTCTCGAAGGTTCCACTGCCGGCGGAGCGCGTTCATCGGATGGAGGGGGAGCTTCCGCCCGATGTTGCTGCGGCCCGGTACGAGTCGACGATTCGAAATACGTTCAAGCTCGAGGGCGCAGAGACACCTACGTTCGACCTGGTGCTGCTGGGTATGGGCGACGACGGGCATACGGCCTCGCTGTTTCCACATACGGACGCGCTGAACGAGATGAGCCACATCGTGGTGCCAAACCACGTTCCACAGAAGGATACGTGGCGTATCACCTTGACCTGGCCTGTCATCAATCAGGGGCGGGAGGTGGCGTTTTTGATCGAGGGCATGGGTAAGGCGCAGGTTCTGCACGATGTTTTCCTTGGGCCATACCAGCCGGAGGTTCATCCCTCACAGCTGATTCGACCGGCCAGCGGACAACTGACCCTCTTGCTCGACTCAGCTGCAGCGGCTAAGCTGCCTGCACCGGCGAATTCGGATTCGACCGGAACTTTGGAGCTCAAATAG